A segment of the Zonotrichia leucophrys gambelii isolate GWCS_2022_RI chromosome 25, RI_Zleu_2.0, whole genome shotgun sequence genome:
tggggacaccccaaaaccacacctgAGATTGGCCCCGCccactgggacaccccaaaaacacacctGAGATTGGCCCCGcccactggggacaccccaaaaaacacaccTGAGATTGGCCCCGCccactgggacaccccaaaaacacacctGAGATTGGCCCCGCccactgggacaccccaaaaacacacctGAGATTGGCCCCGCCCActgggacacccccaaaccccacctgagctcggccccgccccctgcagggtggggcacacctggggaccgCCCCCTCACCTGAAGCCGTAGTTCAGCGCCTCCTCGGCCGAGATGACGCCGATGTCCACGGTGCGGTTCTTCCAGATGCGGTTGTTGGTCAGCatctggggacagagggacacctggcacagctggcacacctggcacaggtggcacctgCCCTGCACTTCTCACCTGGCGCTGGAAACGCTCACCTGGCACTGGCACCTGTTGCTTGTCCCCCTCATGTGTCTCTTGCACCAAaacctgtccctgtcacctgtgAACCCCTCACCTGTCACCTGGCACCATCACCTGGCACCATCAcctgtccctggcactgtcacctgtgcacccctcacctgtccctgccactGTCACCTGGCACCatcacctgtccctgtcacctgtgAACCCCTCACCTGTCCTTGGCACTGTCACCTGGCACCATCAcctgtccctggcactgtcacctgtgcacccctcacctgtccctgccactGTCACCTGTCCTTCAcagccctcacctgtccctggcactgtcacctgGCACCATCAcctgtccctggcactgtcacctgtccctggcactgtcacctgtgcacccctcagctgtccctggcactgtcacctgGCACCatcacctgtccctgccactgtcacctgtgcacccctcacctgtccctgccactGTCACCTGTCCTTCACAGCCCTCACCTGATCCTGGCACTGTCACCTGGCACCGTCACCTGTCCCAGCCACTGACACCTGGCACCATCACCTGTCCTTGGCACTGTCACCTGGTACCatcacctgtccctgccactGTCACCTGGCACCATCAcctgtccctggcactgtcacctgtgcagccgtcacctgtccctgccactgtcacctgtccctgccactgtcacctgtgaacccctcagctgtccctgccactgTCACCTGTCCTTCACAgtcctcacctgtccctggcactgtcacctgGCACCATCACCTGTTCCTGGCACCATCACCTGTGcacccctcacctgtccctgccactGTCATCTGTCCTTCACAGCCCTCACCTGTCCGTGCCACTGTCACCTGGCACCATCACCTGGTGCTGGAAACGCTCACCTGGCACTGGCACCTGTTCCTTGTCCCTCTCACGTGTCTCTCACCCCAAAACCTGTCCCTGccactgtcacctgtccctggcAACCCCTCACCTGTTCTTGGCACCCTCACCTGTCTCTGccacccctcacctgtccctgtccccctccacCCCCAtgtgtgtcacctcctgccctcATGCTGTGAGAAATGGCCTGCCCCTCGcaggtgacaggtgacaggtgacaggtgacagCAGCCTCACCTCCTCCACCTCGTCGACCCGGATGGAGAAGTTCTTCACAAACTCGTAGATGTCGTCCATGAGGCCCAGGGGCaggtcctggcacaggtgggacaCGTGGGACAGGTGGCATTGGGACAGGTGGCATTGGGATTGGGACAGGTGGGATAGGTGGCATTGATGGGATTAGGACAGGTGGCATTGATGGGATTGGTGGCATTGGGATTGGGACAGGTGGCATTGGTGGGATTGGTGGCATTAGGATTGGAACAGGTGGCATTGGTGGCACACACAGGACAGGAGGCATTGGTGGCATTGGGATCGGGACAGGTGGCATTGGTGACATTGGGTTTGGGACAGGTGGCATTGGGACTGGGACATGTGGCACTGGAGGCACACACAGGACAGGTGGCATTGGTGACATTGCCTTTGGGACAAGTAGCATTGGTGGCATTGAGATTGGGACAGGTGGCATTGGTGGCACACATGGGACAGGTAGGATTGGTGGGACAAGTGGCATTGGTGACATTGGGACTGGGACAGGTGGCACTGGAGGCACACACAGGACAGGTGGCATTGGGattgggacaggtgggacacgAGGCATTGGTGACATTGGGTTTGGGACAGGTGGCACTGGAGGCACACACAGGACAGGTGGCattgggacaggtgggacaggtggcaTTGGTGACATTGGGTTTGGGACAGGTAGCATTGGTGGCATTGAGACTGGGACAGGTGGCATtggtgacacacacaggacaGGTGGGATTGGTGGGACAGGTGGCattgggacaggtgggacacgTGGCATTGGTGACATTGGGACTGGGACAGGTGGCACTGGAGGCACACACAGGACAGGTGGCATTGGTGACATTGGGTTTGGGACAAGTGGCATTGGTGGCATTGAGATTGGGACAGGTGGCATtggtgacacacacaggacaGGTGGGATTGGTGGGACAGGTGGCATTGGTGTCATTGGGATTgagacaggtgggacaggtggcaTTGGTGACATTGGGTTTGGGACAGGTGGCATTGGTGGCATTGGGATTGGGACAGGTGGCACTGGAGGCACACAAAGGACAGGTGGAAGctcaggtggcaccaggggtgTGGGCAGGGGGTCCCAGAGTTAggagatcccaggggaatggggtgccagggatgggggtgccagggatggggtccCAAGGGAATGGGGATCCCAGGGAAATCATGGGGGCCCAAGGATGGGGTTCTCATGGGAATGGGGATCTTGGGGGTACAGACATCCCAGCAAGGGGGTTCCTATGGAAATGGGGTTCCCAGGAATGGGGTGCCCGTGGGAATGGGGTGCCCATGGGAATAGGGATCCTATAGGAATAGAAATCCCAGGGATGGGGTTCTCATGGAAATGGggatcccagggatggggtgcCCATGGGAATGGGGTTCCCAGCAATGGGgttcccatgggaatggggtgcCCATGGATGGGGTTCCCAACAATGGGGTTCCCATGGGAATGAggatcccagggatggggttCCTATGGAAATGGGGTTCCCATGGAAatggggtgcccagggatggggttcCCAGGGGAATGAggatcccagggatggggttCCCGTGGAAATGGGGTGCCCATGGGAATGGGGTTCCTGTGGGAATGGGGGGCCCATGGGAATAGGGTTTTCAGGGATGGGGTTCTCAGGAATGGGGTTCCCATGAAAATGGGGTGCCCATGGATGGGGTTCCCATGAAAATGGGGTGCCCATGGATGGGGTGCCTGTGGAAatggggtgcccagggatggggttcCCATGGGAATGAggatcccagggatggggttCCCGTGGAAATGGGGTGCCCGTGGAAATGGGGTGCCCACGGGAATGGGGTGcccaggaagggcagcagccccagcccctcacctggTGCACGCCCCCGGGCCGCACGTAGGCCGCGTGCATCCGCGCCCCCGACACGCGCTCGTAGAACTCGAACAtctggggggacacagaggggacccCGCTGCTGTTCAGCCCCCCCGGCACCTccacagccccaaatccccccaaatccccccgaatccaccttctccctctcctcgAACATCCAGAAGAACGGGGTCATGGCCCCGATGTCCAGCGCGTGCGTGGTCACCGCCATGATGTGGTTCAGCAGCCGCGTGATCTCGGCgaagagaactgaaaaaaacggggggaaaaaggggaaaaaaaatgggggtgATCCCCATAAAtcctgggggtgccagggagctgggaatgctgggggaGCCTCACCTCGGATCCACTGAGCGCGGGGAGGGGGGCGGATGTTGAGGAGCTTCTCCACGGCCAGCGAATAGGCCTGCTCGTTGCACATCATGGACACGTAGTCCAGGCGGTCAAAGTAGGGCAGGGCCTGCGGGGACCGTGaggatactggggatactgggagcactggggatactgggagcactgggagggctgggaatagtggggatactgggagcactgggagcactgggacaaCTAGGAAggctggggatactgggagcactggggatactgggagcactggaggtactggggaggctggggatactggagcactgggaactaggaggactggggacactgggagcactggggataTAATGGGGggctggggatactgggagcactggggataatgggagcactgggatactgggaaactgggagtgtttggagcactgggagcttGGAAACTGCGAGggctggggatactgggagggctgggaataGTGGGGATACTGGGACCACTGGgcatactgggagcactggggataatgggagcactggggatactgggagcactgggagtactgggaatactgggagtgTTTGAGTACTGGGAGTCTTGGAAGtactgggagggctggggaaaCTGGGAGTGTTGGGAGTATTGGGaatgctgggagcagaggagtactggggatactgggcAGGACTGGGAGTGTGGGAGTACTGGGAGTGCTGAGAATGTTGGGAGTATTTGGAGTACTGGGACTGCTAggaatactgggaatactgggaggactgggagcAATGGagtactggggatactgggaaaactgggaatacTGTGAGTGTTTGAGCACTGTGAGTGCTGAGAGTGCCTGGAATATTTGAATACTGAGACTGCTAGGcgtactgggaatactgggaatactgggagtgttgggaatgtgggaagtAGTAGCAGTACTGGGAGTGTTGGGTGTCCTGGGAATACTGGAAGTATTTGAATACTGTGAGTACTGGAAGCACTGTGAGGACTGGAAATATTGGGAATAATGGCAATAATGGAAATATTGGGAATACTGGGAGTACTGGGATGCCATGGAATTTGGGATCCCATGGAATTTAGGATGCCAGGATCACCTGCAGGTAGATCTTGTACTCTATGAGTTTCTCGGTGCCACCACGCCGCAGCCCCACATGGGGGTGACAGGGCAACGGGATCCCAGGGAAATGGGGGTTTCGGGGATGGGAATTTCAGGGATCCCAATGGAATCCGGGACCTCAGGCTCACCTGCAGGTAGGTCTTGTACTCGATGAGCTTCTCGGTGCCGCGGTGCAGCAGCCCCACGTGCGGGTCGCAGCGTTTCACCGTCTCCCCGCTCAGCTCCATCACCAGCCTCAGCACGCCGTGCGCCGCCGGGTGCTGCGGCCCGAAGTTGATGGTCAGGCTGGAAACCTTCTTGTGGGCCACCGGGTCCTtgtctggggacaggggacGGTGCCGGGGTCAGGGACACAgcggggacacagggagagcCCCCTCAGGGAGGGCACAGAACCCCTCAAATGTTGGGGAcaaggagggagcagcaccCGCTGAGGGTTTGTGGGGATCCTGAGTgacccccaaaccaccccaaggcccccaaaGCCCTCCTTAAACCCCACTCAGGATCTCAGGACCCCTCCAGGACCATCCCCAAAGCTTCTGAGACCCCTCCTGGACCCCCCAAACCGCCTCAGAGCAACCCTAGAACCCCCCAAAGGCCCTGAGACCCCTCTTGGGCCTCCCAAACCGCCTCAGATCACACCAAGAGCCCCCCTAAGTACCTCGGGccccctcctgtgcccccctAAAGCCCTCAGAGCACCCCCAAAGCACCCGACAACCCCCAAAAGCCTCgtcctccctgctcagggcccccccagagccccctccccaccttgtcccagagtgtccccgctgtcccctcaccGTTCCAGGGTGGCGGCACCCACTTCTCGGTGGCCTTGCTGGGGTACATGACGGCCCCCGCGTACTGCTGCGCCCACTCTATGTCGGGCTGCCATTGGCGGCACCTGCGGGGCCGGACGGTgagtggggacagccccagagcctccccacAACCCTCCCCGCttcgtccccgtgtcccccgcGGGCTCaccgggccggggctgggcccAGCCGAGCCCCCGCCGCGCTCAGCCCCGAGGAGCCGCGGAGCCGCCACAGCGCCCGCAGCGCCGCCATCGTGCCCTTGGCAATGCGCATGCGCCGGGGGCGCCATGGCGGGGAAGGGCAGACGCTGTGGGCGCCGCCATGTTGGATACGGGGAGATGCCCGGCAATCATCTTGTGTGATCTGCGCATGCGGAATGTGCCATGATGCAGGCGGGCAGCGTGCTGCCATGTTGGGTACGGGCATATCCCCTGCAATCATCCTGTGTGTACATTGCGCATGCGCAACAGGATGTTGTGAGGCGGGCAGTGCCGCCATGTTGGTGTGGGCATCGTGACCTTGGCCCTGCGCAAGGGCGGAGAGCGCCGTGGGTGGGAAGGACAGACGCAATGAGCGGCTCTGTGTTGCATGTGGGCAGATGTGACGCCATTGTGTGCTTGGAGCGGGAACGCCGTGGATGGGAAGGGCAAGGGCAGCTGTGAGCGCCGCCATGACGCGTGTGGGCAGACGCGCAGCGCATGCGCACAAACGcgaagagtggaaaaaaaaaaagtgccacaCGTGGCGCGGACACGCCTCGCCAATCCCGCGTCCAATCACAGCCCTTTCTTGTCGTGACGTCaccaaagaaattgaaaaaattcAAGGAAGGGGCGGGGAAAAGCGCGGTTGCCACGGCGACGGCGCCCAGTCTGACCGCGCCCCCTCAGGGCGTGACTGACACAGGCCACGCCCTCCCCGGGCACTCCCGGGTCTCTGCGGGCCCTGCGCTCCGTTCCGGGGTCACCGAGCGCCACCGGAGCCTCCTCGGGACCCTCTCCGGTTCTCTCCGGCCGCTCCCTCCCCGCTGTGCCCTCTCCGCCCGCCCGGAGCGTGaccccgccgcggccccgccctgTGACGTCATCACACCGCGCCCTCCGctccaagatggcggcggccgGGCGGGGCTGAGCGGGCCCGGGCAGGTACCGGGACCGGAGCGGGACCGGGGGCAGGGGGGTGACCCGCGGGGGCTGCTCGGGGGGTGGGAGCGCCAAGCCGAGCCCGGCAGTGCCGGGGCGGGTACCGGAACCGGGGGGGGCAGAACCGGGACCGGGACTGGAGCGGGtaccggggccgggcggggactGAACCGGGCCCTTCCCGGTACCGGAGATCGGCACCGCGTGGCCCGATCCCCTCGCGGTGCTACACGGGCGCTGCGCTGAGCCTGCCCATTTCCCTTTACCGACGAGCACCGAACAACCCCCTCTCCTTTCCCGGTACCGGAGCGGCCCCGTTCCATCCCCGGTGCCGCTCCAATCCGTGTCTCCTCTATCCCGCAGCCCCGGTGCTCCCGCCATGCTGCCCCGGGCCGCTTGGGCGGCTCTCCGGTAACACCGGGCGGCTCTCCGGTAACACCGGGAGGCTTTCCGGTAACACCGGGCGGCTCCCGGTAACACCGGGCGGCCCCGCGATGCTGCGGCGGCTGCTGGAGCGGCCGTGCTCGCTGGCGCTGCTGGTCGGGTGCCAGTTCGCTTTCGTGGCGTATTTCTCGCTCGGTGGCTTCCGTAACCTCACGGCGCTGTTCGGTCGCTCCGCCGGTCCCGCCGTGGATTATTCCCGCACCCACGACGTGTACGCCAACCTGAGCCGCGTCGGTGGCGGCACCGGGAATGGCCCCGCAGCGACGCCGGATCCTGCAAGGCCGCTGCCGTTCTGCCCCGAGAGATCGCCGTTCCTCGGTGAGAACGGGGGAAACGGGAGGGGAACCGGGA
Coding sequences within it:
- the NDUFS2 gene encoding NADH dehydrogenase [ubiquinone] iron-sulfur protein 2, mitochondrial, producing the protein MRIAKGTMAALRALWRLRGSSGLSAAGARLGPAPARCRQWQPDIEWAQQYAGAVMYPSKATEKWVPPPWNDKDPVAHKKVSSLTINFGPQHPAAHGVLRLVMELSGETVKRCDPHVGLLHRGTEKLIEYKTYLQALPYFDRLDYVSMMCNEQAYSLAVEKLLNIRPPPRAQWIRVLFAEITRLLNHIMAVTTHALDIGAMTPFFWMFEEREKMFEFYERVSGARMHAAYVRPGGVHQDLPLGLMDDIYEFVKNFSIRVDEVEEMLTNNRIWKNRTVDIGVISAEEALNYGFSGVMLRGSGIKWDLRKTQPYDVYDQVEFDVPIGSRGDCYDRYLCRVEEMRQSLRIILQCLNKMPPGEIKVDDAKVSPPKRAEMKTSMESLIHHFKLYTEGYQVPPGATYTAIEAPKGEFGVYLVSDGSSRPYRCKIKAPGFAHLAGLDRMSQGHMLADVVAIIGTQDIVFGEVDR